One stretch of Prunus persica cultivar Lovell chromosome G1, Prunus_persica_NCBIv2, whole genome shotgun sequence DNA includes these proteins:
- the LOC109950237 gene encoding uncharacterized protein LOC109950237, translating to MEVCVIAKCTYKSETIMFSVSSESSMVDILKTLCLRFRGLQLGCFTLRYSVPSYPSCFLETDSDLDLMRTFLLISNEKTVDILVKDLCGSSEYSGDFCVNKELIACEKGESSCSSTVEDRNEFLGRSKRASAKPLLSNEWETYIHHVGQKFDGGAEEFRLKLCKYALEVGFNFEYAGNDKKRVVAVCSNKKLEGCSWRVYASRCEATGSFVIRTLNNVHTCAGRIRESKSKMMRSRVVSSLIVDRIRAKPELKPIEIIHEFKDYYGIDISYYHAWFGKELAKLDVHGDESKSFNELVWYADAVKETNTGSLCTLDCEAGINRFRRFFVSFGGCIAGFQYCIPLLFIDATFLKSKYKGQLLCASGKNGNQGFYPLAFGVVDSETEENWTWFLQHLASILLPMGRVVTFFSDRNLGLLNAMGFVFPGWPHSYCYYHLKQNLISKYPKSGYGKLLQDRVINLFSRCAYAVTEEEFKVAMEELVIVGSSKVKTFISDLSRDHYANAFFKGMRYGEMENSLAESFNNWVGVFRDLPVLPLIEGIRQKLMVLNSQRRIEAEKWTTVLCPEMETRLCENAEAGRTWVVRRSNSTIFEVFADYSVMVDLEQRTCSCRLWQIDGFPCTHAVAAILAKRDSVYDYVECYYKTDFFRKAYESPIFPIPDIGKGLGSNGSAAGVVLPPITKRPAGRPPTKRIKVFGEFKRPLKRSRCSVAGHNRKTCKAII from the exons ATGGAGGTGTGTGTCATTGCCAAGTGCACATATAAGTCGGAAACCATcatgttttcagtttcatcaGAGTCATCcatggttgatattttgaagactttgtgtctgaggtttaggggtttgcaGTTGGGTTGTTTCACATTACGGTATTCGGTGCCCAGTTATCCGAGTTGTTTTCTAGAAACGGATAGCGATTTGGACTTGATGAggacatttttgttgatatcaAATGAGAAGACTGTTGATATTTTAGTGAAGGATTTATGCGGGAGCAGTGAATATAGTGGTgatttttgtgtaaataaGGAGTTGATAGCATGTGAAAAGGGCGAGTCGTCGTGTTCTAGTACTGTCGAAGACAGAAACGAATTTTTGGGCAGGTCGAAGAGAGCAAGTGCTAAGCCTTTGTTGTCGAATGAGTGGGAGACATACATACATCATGTGGGGCAGAAGTTTGACGGTGGTGCAGAGGAGTTCCGGTTGAAATTGTGCAAGTACGCTCTTGAAGtaggatttaattttgaatatgcCGGCAATGACAAGAAGCGGGTGGTTGCTGTTTGTTCGAATAAGAAATTGGAGGGTTGCAGCTGGCGTGTTTATGCTTCTCGTTGTGAAGCTactggcagttttgtaattcggACGTTAAATAATGTTCATACATGTGCGGGTCGGATACGGGAATCAAAGAGTAAGATGATGAGGTCTCGTGTGGTGTCCTCCCTCATTGTGGACAGAATTCGTGCAAAACCAGAGCTGAAGCCAATTGAGATTATACACGAGTTCAAAGATTATTATGGTATAGACATTTCATACTACCACGCATGGTTTGGCAAAGAGTTAGCTAAATTGGACGTTCACGGTGATGAGTCGAAGTCCTTCAACGAGTTAGTGTGGTATGCGGACGCCGTAAAGGAAACTAACACTGGTTCTCTCTGCACTCTTGATTGTGAAGCTGGAATTAATCGCTTTcgacggttttttgtgtcttttggCGGTTGCATTGCTGGATTTCAATATTGCATACCCTTGTTGTTCATTGATGCTACGTTTTTGAAGAGCAAGTACAAGGGGCAGCTTCTGTGTGCTTCGGGAAAGAATGGAAATCAAG ggttTTATCCTCTAGCTTTTGGAGTTGTTGATTCTGAGACAGAGGAGAATTGGACTtggtttcttcaacatttggcTTCTATATTGCTACCGATGGGGAGAGTGGTGACCTTTTTCTCGGACCGCAATCTAGGTTTGTTAAATGCAATGGGGTTTGTGTTTCCCGGATGGCCTCATTCTTACTGTTATTATCACCTCAAACAGAATTTGATATCAAAGTACCCGAAGTCAGGTTATGGGAAACTGCTCCAAGACCgtgttatcaatttatttagtagATGCGCATATGCTGTTACGGAGGAAGAGTTTAAGGTAGCAATGGAGGAGTTGGTGATTGTTGGGAGTTCGAAAGTGAAGACATTTATATCTGATTTGTCTAGAGATCACTATGCCAACGCATTTTTCAAAGGAATGCGTTATGGGGAGATGGAAAACAGTTTAGCGGAGTCCTTTAATAATTGGGTTGGTGTGTTTCGAGATTTGCCGGTGCTACCTTTGATAGAAGGGATTCGACAGAAATTGATGGTATTGAATTCTCAACGAAGAATTGAAGCGGAGAAGTGGACAACAGTTTTGTGTCCGGAGATGGAGACTAGACTCTGTGAAAATGCGGAGGCCGGTAGGACTTGGGTAGTTCGTCGTTCTAATAGCACTATTTTTGAAGTATTTGCTGATTATTCTGTGATGGTTGATCTCGAGCAAAGGACTTGTTCTTGCCGTCTTTGGCAAATTGACGGTTTTCCTTGCACACATGCAGTGGCTGCAATCCTAGCAAAGAGAGATTCAGTTTATGATTACGTGGAGTGTTACTACAAAACCGACTTCTTTCGAAAAGCCTATGAGAGTCCTATTTTTCCTATTCCAGATATTGGGAAAGGATTGGGCAGCAATGGTTCTGCCGCTGGAGTTGTGCTTCCGCCAATTACAAAGAGGCCAGCCGGAAGACCACCAACAAAGaggatcaaagtttttggtgaatttaaaaGGCCATTGAAACGCAGTCGGTGCAGTGTTGCTGGGCACAATAGGAAGACTTGCAAGGCTATTATATGA